In the genome of Myxococcus stipitatus, one region contains:
- a CDS encoding AgmX/PglI C-terminal domain-containing protein, whose protein sequence is MAAGQELAADVDGQWLFRHGDLVLGPVSGNHIVEKLKTGELTPESLLALAGERDFHPMKDVEPFKVHVALAEARARVDAAVLVEREKNRKRMMVLGGVAGGLALVLGSGGLYLARNAAVHGWFGEEEFEGIEMEAPVIRVAQARPDDEELFDYPIPGAVKPKQGDVGGGKPATPGGGKPTAVASVDRKPPRPSGNVATDPDGMQVAQQFDQSAINRVVAGNKSTLFRCLKEEAARSPGLAARIPLEFVIGNDGRVNKLWVDNPQFKKGPLYDCLFTELQKWPFRAYEGERATVGLSFTLGPKKG, encoded by the coding sequence ATGGCGGCTGGACAAGAACTCGCGGCGGACGTGGATGGGCAGTGGCTCTTCCGGCATGGAGACCTGGTCCTTGGACCGGTCAGCGGCAACCACATTGTTGAAAAGCTCAAGACAGGGGAGCTGACGCCGGAGTCGCTGCTGGCGCTGGCGGGGGAGCGGGACTTCCACCCCATGAAGGACGTGGAGCCCTTCAAGGTCCACGTGGCGCTCGCGGAGGCGCGGGCGAGAGTGGACGCCGCCGTCCTGGTGGAGCGGGAGAAGAACCGCAAGCGGATGATGGTGCTGGGCGGAGTCGCCGGAGGCCTGGCGCTCGTGCTGGGCTCGGGCGGCCTCTACCTGGCGCGCAACGCCGCGGTGCACGGCTGGTTCGGCGAGGAGGAGTTCGAGGGCATCGAGATGGAAGCCCCCGTCATCCGCGTGGCGCAGGCGCGCCCGGATGACGAAGAGCTCTTCGACTACCCCATCCCGGGCGCCGTGAAGCCGAAGCAGGGCGACGTGGGGGGCGGCAAGCCCGCGACACCGGGGGGAGGCAAGCCCACCGCGGTCGCGTCGGTGGACCGCAAGCCGCCGCGCCCCTCGGGCAACGTGGCCACGGACCCGGACGGGATGCAGGTGGCGCAGCAGTTCGACCAGTCCGCCATCAACCGCGTCGTCGCGGGCAACAAGTCCACGCTCTTCCGCTGCCTCAAGGAAGAGGCCGCCCGCAGCCCGGGCCTGGCCGCGAGAATCCCCCTGGAGTTCGTCATCGGAAACGATGGCCGGGTCAACAAGCTGTGGGTGGACAACCCTCAGTTCAAGAAGGGTCCACTCTACGACTGCCTCTTCACGGAGCTGCAGAAGTGGCCGTTCCGCGCCTACGAAGGAGAGCGCGCGACGGTGGGCCTCTCGTTCACCTTGGGCCCCAAGAAGGGGTAG
- the clpX gene encoding ATP-dependent Clp protease ATP-binding subunit ClpX: protein MKKEHHVNLSCSFCGKSQREVRKLIAGPTVYICDECIKLCNDIIADENEREEGKPQVSLPTPSEIKAFLDDYVIGQDQAKKVLAVAVYNHYKRIYQKKPSARPRPGVKSPSGDDVELSKSNILLIGPTGSGKTLLAQSLARFLNVPFTIADATSLTEAGYVGEDVENIIQNLLHNADYDVEKAARGIVYIDEIDKIARKGDMPSATRDVGGEGVQQALLKIIEGTRANVTPRGGKKYNQQEYVQVDTTNILFICGGAFHGIDGVIKRRVGEKGLGFGAKITHREDRSVGELLALTEPEDLMKFGMIPEFIGRLPMIATLNDLKEEDLVTILAQPKNALVKQYQKLFEFEKVKLTFTKEALRAIAREAMRRHSGARGLRAILEDAMLEIMYDIPFREGVKECKITETVITRREPPQLVMEKEKKTA from the coding sequence GTGAAGAAGGAGCACCACGTCAACCTGTCCTGCTCGTTCTGCGGAAAATCGCAGCGCGAGGTCCGCAAGCTCATCGCGGGACCGACGGTCTACATCTGCGATGAGTGCATCAAGCTCTGCAACGACATCATCGCGGACGAGAACGAGCGCGAGGAGGGCAAGCCGCAGGTCAGCTTGCCGACGCCTTCGGAGATCAAGGCGTTTCTCGATGACTATGTCATCGGGCAGGACCAGGCGAAGAAGGTCCTCGCGGTCGCGGTCTACAACCACTACAAGCGCATCTACCAGAAGAAGCCCTCGGCACGGCCGCGTCCCGGCGTGAAGAGCCCTTCGGGGGATGACGTGGAGTTGAGCAAGAGCAACATCCTGCTCATCGGCCCCACGGGCAGCGGCAAGACGCTGCTGGCGCAGTCGCTGGCCCGCTTCCTCAACGTCCCGTTCACCATCGCCGATGCCACCAGCCTCACCGAGGCCGGCTACGTGGGCGAGGACGTCGAGAACATCATCCAGAACCTGCTCCACAACGCCGATTACGACGTGGAGAAGGCGGCGCGCGGCATCGTCTACATCGACGAGATCGACAAGATCGCGCGCAAGGGTGACATGCCCAGCGCCACCCGCGACGTGGGCGGCGAGGGCGTGCAGCAGGCGCTGCTGAAGATCATCGAGGGCACTCGCGCCAACGTCACCCCGCGCGGGGGCAAGAAGTACAACCAGCAGGAGTACGTCCAGGTCGACACGACGAACATCCTGTTCATCTGCGGCGGTGCCTTCCACGGCATCGACGGCGTCATCAAGCGCCGCGTGGGTGAGAAGGGCCTGGGCTTCGGCGCGAAGATCACCCACCGCGAGGACCGCAGCGTGGGCGAGCTGTTGGCGCTGACCGAGCCGGAAGACCTGATGAAGTTCGGGATGATTCCCGAGTTCATCGGCCGTCTGCCGATGATCGCCACGCTCAACGACCTGAAGGAAGAGGACCTCGTCACCATCCTCGCGCAGCCGAAGAACGCCCTGGTGAAGCAGTACCAGAAGCTCTTCGAGTTCGAGAAGGTGAAGCTCACCTTCACGAAGGAGGCGCTGCGCGCCATCGCCCGCGAGGCGATGCGCCGTCACTCCGGAGCGCGCGGCCTGCGCGCCATCCTGGAGGACGCGATGCTGGAGATCATGTACGACATCCCGTTCCGCGAGGGCGTGAAGGAGTGCAAGATCACCGAGACGGTCATCACCCGTCGCGAACCGCCTCAGCTCGTCATGGAGAAGGAGAAGAAGACGGCCTAG